A section of the Cydia amplana chromosome 15, ilCydAmpl1.1, whole genome shotgun sequence genome encodes:
- the LOC134654901 gene encoding replication factor C subunit 2: MSDDDITIMEVDEPEPKASKASQSKPAGHLPWIEKYRPQTFADIVGNEDTVARLAVFARTGNAPNIIIAGPPGVGKTTTILCLARALLGPAFKDAVLELNASNDRGIDVVRNKIKMFAQQKVTLPPGRHKIVILDEADSMTEGAQQALRRTMELYSATTRFALAANTSEKIIEPIQSRCAVLRYSKLTDAQILAKVVEVCEKEQLSYTEEGVSAVVFTAQGDLRAALNNLQATAQGFRHVAPDSVFKVCDEPHPMLVRGMLEACTRQDIHEAYKVIAKLCKLGYAAEDIVSNIFRVCKTLEASEELRLAFIREVGLTHMRVADGLSAPLQLAGLLARMCRVAGGGDSDW; encoded by the exons ATGAGCGACGACGACATAACTATAATGGAGGTGGACGAGCCGGAGCCGAAGGCGTCGAAAGCGAGCCAGAGCAAGCCGGCGGGACACCTGCCGTGGATCGAGAAGTACCGGCCTCAGACGTTTGCGGACATCGTGGGGAATGAGGATACTGTGGCTCGGCTGGCAGTGTTCGCGCGCACGGGCAACGCGCCCAACATCATCATCGCGGGCCCGCCGGGCGTGGGCAAGACCACGACGATCCTGTGCCTCGCGCGCGCGCTGCTGGGCCCCGCGTTCAAGGACGCCGTGCTCGAGCTTAACGCTTCCAACGACCGAGGCATCGACGTCGTGCGCAACAAGATCAAGATGTTCGCGCAACAGAAG GTGACACTGCCACCTGGTCGACATAAGATTGTCATCTTGGACGAGGCGGACAGCATGACGGAGGGTGCCCAGCAAGCACTGCGGCGTACCATGGAGCTGTACTCGGCCACCACACGTTTTGCGCTAGCAGCCAATACCTCTGAAAAGATCATTGAGCCCATACAGTCACGGTGTGCTGTGCTACGATACTCCAAGCTTACAGATGCTCAGATACTTGCCAAG GTGGTAGAGGTATGCGAGAAAGAGCAGCTCTCCTACACAGAAGAAGGTGTGAGCGCAGTAGTGTTCACAGCGCAGGGCGACCTTCGCGCCGCGCTCAACAACCTGCAGGCCACTGCGCAGGGCTTCAGACACGTCGCCCCGGACAGCGTGTTCAAAGTGTGCGACGAGCCGCACCCCATGCTCGTGCGGGGCATGCTGGAGGCCTGTACCAGGCAGGATATACACGAGGCCTATAAG GTGATTGCAAAGCTGTGCAAACTAGGTTACGCGGCGGAGGACATCGTGTCGAACATCTTCCGCGTGTGCAAGACGCTGGAGGCGAGCGAGGAGCTGCGGCTCGCGTTCATCCGCGAGGTGGGGCTGACGCACATGCGCGTCGCCGACGGACTGTCCGCGCCGCTGCAGCTGGCCGGGCTGCTGGCGAGGATGTGCCGCGTGGCCGGGGGAGGGGACTCGGACTGGTGA
- the LOC134654480 gene encoding charged multivesicular body protein 2a, which translates to MMEWLFGHRMSPDEMLRKNQRALNKAVRDLERERAKMEQQEKKLINDIKKLAKEGQMDAVKIMAKDLVRTRRYVRKFMLMKANIQAVGLKIQTLKSQSTMAQAMRGVTRAMATMNRQLNMPQIQKILQEFEKQSEIMDMKEEMMNDSIDEAMEGDEDEEESDVVVGQILDELGLQLTDTLSGLPQATGSLSISGESKTPASPQAVAGGSGGGGGAPDADAELQARLDNLRRE; encoded by the exons AT GATGGAGTGGTTGTTCGGGCACCGCATGTCGCCGGATGAGATGCTGCGCAAGAACCAGCGCGCCCTGAACAAGGCGGTGCGCGACCTGGAGCGCGAGCGCGCCAAGATGGAGCAGCAGGAGAAGAAACTCATCAATGACATCAAGAAGTTGGCCAAGGAGGGGCAGATG GATGCAGTAAAGATAATGGCGAAGGACCTGGTGCGCACGCGGCGGTATGTGCGCAAGTTCATGCTGATGAAGGCCAACATCCAGGCCGTCGGCCTCAAGATCCAGACCCTCAAGTCACAGTCCACGATGGCGCAGGCCATGCGCGGCGTCACAAGGGCCATGGCTACCATGAACCGGCAGTTGAACATGCCGCAGATACAGAAGATTCTGCAG GAGTTTGAGAAGCAGTCAGAGATCATGGACATGAAAGAAGAGATGATGAACGACTCCATCGACGAGGCCATGGAGGGAGACGAGGACGAAGAGGAAAG TGACGTGGTGGTCGGACAGATCCTGGACGAGCTGGGGCTGCAGCTCACCGACACGCTGTCCGGCCTGCCGCAGGCCACGGGCTCGCTGTCCATATCCGGTGAGT CGAAAACCCCAGCGTCGCCTCAAGCCGTAGCGGGCGgctccggcggcggcggcggagcCCCGGACGCCGACGCCGAGCTGCAGGCGCGGCTCGACAACCTGCGCCGCGAGTAG